A stretch of the Aegilops tauschii subsp. strangulata cultivar AL8/78 chromosome 4, Aet v6.0, whole genome shotgun sequence genome encodes the following:
- the LOC109772872 gene encoding serine carboxypeptidase-like 42, translating to MAGSWRAAALAVAMVCWAASSCMLGFPEEDLVGRLPGQPIVGFRQFAGYVDVDDKAGRSLFYYFAEAQDHAAGKPLTLWLNGGPGCSSVGGGAFTELGPFYPRGDGRGLRLNKKSWNKVSNLLFVESPAGVGRSYSNTSSDYNTGDTRTGKLMRYCAHHRIPVVSLNTSM from the exons ATGGCGGGCTCCTGGCGAGCTGCAGCGCTGGCGGTGGCCATGGTTTGTTGGGCCGCGAGCAGCTGCATGCTCGGGTTCCCGGAGGAAGATTTGGTGGGGCGGCTGCCCGGGCAGCCGATCGTGGGGTTCAGGCAGTTCGCCGGGTACGTGGACGTGGACGACAAGGCCGGGAGGAGCCTCTTCTACTACTTCGCCGAGGCGCAGGACCACGCCGCCGGCAAGCCGCTCACGCTCTGGCTCAACGGAG GTCCCGGGTGTTCTTCGGTTGGAGGCGGCGCGTTTACGGAGCTCGGCCCATTTTATCCCAGAGGAGATGGTAGAGGCCTTCGATTAAACAAGAAATCATGGAATAAAG TGTCCAATCTTCTATTTGTTGAATCACCAGCTGGAGTTGGACGGTCCTACTCCAACACTTCGTCAGACTACAATACAGGAGATACACGGACTGGTAAACTGATGCGATATTGTGCACATCACAGGATACCGGTTGTTAGCCTGAACACGTCGATGTAA